The proteins below are encoded in one region of Qipengyuania sp. HL-TH1:
- the alaS gene encoding alanine--tRNA ligase, whose protein sequence is MTSTNDIRRSFLDYFARHEHAEVASAPLVPFSDPTLMFVNAGMVPFKNSFTGLETPPAPRATSAQKCVRAGGKHNDLDNVGYTARHHTFFEMLGNFSFGDYFKEQAILHAWTLLTEEWGLDKDRLLVTVYHTDDEAFDLWKKLTGFADDRIIRIPTKDNFWAMGSDGPCGPCSEIFYDHGDHIWGGPPGSPEEDGDRFVEIWNLVFMQFTQENDQIVGDLPKPSIDTGLGIERIAAVMQGVHDNYDTDTFRNLIAASEGLTGVKAEGDSTASHRVIADHLRSTSFLMADGVLPSNEGRGYVLRRIMRRAMRHAHLLGASEPLMHRLVPALVTEMGQAYPELQRGQALIEEVLEREETQFRRTLDKGLKLLDEATGTMGEGGTLDGQTAFKLYDTYGFPYDLTEDALRSRGITVNKDGFDAAMEQQKAAARAAWKGSGQSASEEVWFDIADAQGSTEFTGYNSTTGEAEVVAIVKDGAQVQSAGAGDEVVVLTNQTPFYGESGGQTGDAGRIWTPEGFEFAVETTNKPLGRLHTHVGRVAGGSVKVGDAVHLEVDAERRDRIRANHSATHLVHAALRNRLGDHVTQKGSLVSEDRFRFDFSHPKPLGDDDIAAIEVEVNEEIRANEQVGTRLMTPDDAVAAGALALFGEKYGDEVRVLSMGRTVGEGRNYSVELCGGTHVKATGDIGLFKIVSESAVSSGVRRIEALTGEAARKWLVARDEAVRLIAGALKTSPDEAPARVTALVEERKRLEKELAEAKRALALGGGGASESGPADEDVGGVTFSGQVVEGLNPKDLRPLLDEAKGRIGSGIAAICAVNDGKAAFAVAVTDDLTERFSAVDLVRAGVEALGGKGGGGRPDMAQGGGPDGAKADEAIAAVRSKLSAG, encoded by the coding sequence ATGACTTCGACCAACGACATCCGCCGCAGTTTCCTCGACTATTTCGCACGCCACGAGCATGCCGAAGTCGCCAGTGCGCCGCTCGTCCCGTTCAGCGATCCCACGCTGATGTTCGTCAACGCCGGCATGGTGCCGTTCAAGAACTCGTTCACCGGGCTGGAAACCCCGCCCGCGCCGCGCGCCACCAGCGCGCAGAAATGCGTCCGCGCCGGGGGCAAGCATAACGATCTCGACAATGTCGGCTACACCGCGCGGCACCACACTTTCTTCGAGATGCTCGGCAATTTCAGCTTCGGCGACTATTTCAAGGAGCAGGCGATCCTGCATGCCTGGACGCTGCTGACCGAGGAATGGGGTCTCGACAAGGACCGGCTGCTGGTCACCGTCTACCATACCGATGACGAGGCCTTCGACCTGTGGAAGAAGCTGACCGGCTTCGCCGACGATCGCATCATCCGCATCCCGACGAAGGACAATTTCTGGGCGATGGGCTCGGACGGCCCCTGCGGGCCGTGTTCGGAGATCTTCTACGATCACGGCGACCATATCTGGGGCGGCCCTCCGGGATCACCCGAGGAGGACGGCGACCGCTTTGTCGAGATCTGGAATCTCGTGTTCATGCAGTTCACGCAGGAAAACGACCAGATCGTCGGCGACCTGCCCAAGCCGAGCATCGACACGGGCTTGGGGATCGAACGCATCGCCGCGGTGATGCAGGGGGTGCACGACAATTACGACACCGACACCTTCAGGAATTTGATCGCGGCGAGCGAGGGGCTGACCGGAGTGAAGGCCGAAGGCGACAGCACTGCCAGCCACCGGGTCATCGCCGACCATTTGCGCTCGACCAGCTTCCTGATGGCCGATGGCGTGCTGCCTTCGAACGAAGGCCGCGGCTATGTCCTGCGGCGGATCATGCGCCGTGCCATGCGCCATGCGCACCTGCTCGGCGCGAGCGAACCGCTGATGCACCGTCTCGTGCCCGCTCTCGTCACCGAGATGGGCCAGGCCTATCCCGAACTGCAACGCGGGCAGGCGCTGATCGAAGAGGTGCTCGAACGCGAGGAAACGCAGTTCCGCCGCACGCTCGACAAGGGCCTCAAGCTGCTCGACGAGGCGACCGGCACGATGGGCGAGGGCGGGACGCTGGACGGGCAAACCGCGTTCAAGCTCTACGATACCTATGGCTTCCCCTACGATCTGACCGAAGATGCGCTGCGCAGCCGCGGCATCACCGTCAACAAGGACGGATTCGATGCGGCGATGGAGCAGCAGAAGGCGGCTGCCCGGGCGGCGTGGAAGGGTTCGGGCCAGTCGGCCAGCGAAGAGGTCTGGTTCGATATCGCCGATGCGCAGGGATCGACCGAGTTCACGGGCTACAATTCGACCACCGGCGAAGCCGAGGTCGTTGCGATCGTCAAGGACGGTGCGCAGGTCCAGTCGGCCGGGGCCGGCGATGAGGTGGTCGTTCTGACCAACCAGACGCCGTTCTATGGCGAAAGCGGCGGCCAGACCGGGGATGCCGGGCGGATATGGACGCCCGAAGGTTTCGAATTCGCAGTCGAGACCACCAACAAGCCGCTGGGCCGGCTACACACGCATGTCGGCAGGGTCGCCGGCGGTTCGGTCAAGGTCGGCGACGCGGTTCACCTGGAAGTCGATGCCGAGCGGCGCGACCGGATCCGGGCGAACCATTCCGCGACGCACCTTGTCCATGCCGCGCTGCGCAATCGCCTCGGCGATCACGTCACGCAGAAGGGTTCGCTGGTTTCCGAAGACCGCTTCCGCTTCGATTTCTCGCATCCCAAGCCGCTCGGCGATGACGATATCGCCGCGATCGAGGTCGAGGTGAACGAGGAAATCCGTGCCAACGAACAGGTCGGCACACGGCTTATGACACCCGACGATGCGGTCGCTGCGGGCGCGCTGGCGCTGTTCGGTGAGAAGTATGGCGACGAAGTGCGTGTCCTCTCGATGGGCCGCACGGTCGGCGAAGGGCGCAATTATTCGGTCGAGCTATGCGGCGGCACGCATGTGAAGGCGACCGGCGATATCGGCCTGTTCAAGATCGTTTCCGAAAGCGCGGTCAGTTCGGGTGTCCGGCGGATCGAGGCGCTGACCGGCGAAGCAGCGCGCAAATGGCTTGTCGCGCGCGACGAGGCGGTGCGGCTTATCGCGGGCGCGCTCAAGACTTCTCCCGACGAGGCGCCGGCGCGGGTCACGGCACTGGTCGAGGAACGCAAACGGCTCGAGAAGGAACTTGCCGAAGCCAAGCGCGCGCTTGCGCTCGGTGGCGGCGGCGCGAGCGAATCCGGCCCCGCCGACGAAGATGTCGGGGGCGTCACGTTTTCGGGCCAGGTGGTTGAAGGGCTTAATCCGAAGGACCTGCGTCCGCTGCTCGATGAAGCCAAGGGTCGGATCGGGTCAGGCATTGCCGCGATCTGTGCAGTCAATGACGGCAAGGCCGCCTTCGCGGTGGCCGTCACCGACGATCTGACCGAACGTTTCAGCGCAGTCGATCTGGTGCGTGCCGGGGTCGAGGCGCTGGGCGGGAAGGGTGGCGGCGGCCGCCCGGACATGGCCCAGGGGGGCGGTCCGGACGGTGCCAAGGCCGACGAAGCGATCGCCGCGGTGCGCAGCAAACTTTCCGCCGGATAG
- a CDS encoding class I SAM-dependent methyltransferase: protein MTDQSEWTGRVGNAWADEWQRTDRSFGPVTDRLLEVAQAKGFAQVLDVGCGAGEVSLALAAGDPTARVIGVDISEDLLEAARQRGAGQQNLRFELVDAARWTAGAGEQADLVVSRHGVMFFGDPIAAFAHIADQAAPSARLVFSCFRERTENPWVREIAAVLPPSDEPAPDPDAPGPFAFGRRARVEDLLMKAGWQGVAFEPIDYRMIGGEGEQAVEDALSYFLRIGPAARAIGALGEAERDTAMARLRAMLERHCVDAQVALPAAGWIVTARAPG, encoded by the coding sequence ATGACCGATCAATCCGAATGGACCGGCAGGGTCGGTAATGCCTGGGCGGACGAATGGCAGCGGACCGACCGCAGCTTCGGCCCGGTGACCGACCGGCTGCTCGAAGTCGCGCAGGCTAAGGGTTTCGCACAGGTACTGGATGTCGGCTGCGGCGCAGGCGAAGTGTCGCTCGCGCTCGCAGCGGGCGATCCGACGGCAAGGGTGATCGGGGTAGATATCAGCGAGGACCTGCTCGAGGCGGCCCGCCAACGCGGAGCGGGACAGCAGAACCTGCGCTTCGAGCTTGTCGATGCGGCCCGGTGGACGGCGGGCGCTGGCGAGCAGGCCGACCTCGTAGTCTCGCGTCACGGGGTGATGTTCTTTGGCGACCCCATCGCCGCCTTCGCGCATATCGCGGATCAGGCGGCGCCGAGTGCGCGGCTCGTCTTTTCCTGCTTCCGCGAGCGTACCGAAAACCCCTGGGTGCGCGAAATCGCCGCGGTCCTCCCGCCAAGCGATGAGCCCGCGCCCGATCCCGATGCCCCCGGGCCCTTTGCTTTCGGGCGCCGGGCTCGCGTCGAGGATCTTCTTATGAAAGCCGGTTGGCAGGGCGTCGCCTTTGAACCGATCGATTACCGCATGATTGGCGGCGAAGGCGAGCAGGCGGTCGAGGATGCGCTGTCCTATTTCCTGCGGATCGGCCCAGCAGCGCGCGCCATCGGGGCGCTGGGGGAGGCCGAACGCGACACCGCCATGGCCCGCCTCCGCGCCATGCTCGAGCGGCACTGTGTCGATGCCCAGGTCGCACTCCCGGCCGCTGGCTGGATCGTGACGGCCCGCGCACCCGGTTGA
- a CDS encoding NAD-dependent epimerase/dehydratase family protein yields the protein MGESRTALVTGSAGFIGYFTCRRLLADAFQVIGVDSLSDYYDPELKRRRQAGLLQNAGFAAINEPIETPGLLASLFADEQPDIVIHLAAQAGVRHSIDHPRSYLESNLVGTFELLEAARAYQPQHMLLASTSSAYGANTEMPYRETMKADHPLSFYAATKKATEAMAHSYAHLFDLPVTMFRFFTVYGPWGRPDMALFKFTRAMLEGEPIDVYNHGEMMRDFTYVEDLVEAVRRLIDTPPVRPTAAEDVAEGDSLSPVAPWRVVNIGNSQPVQLGDMIGAIEDALGIKAKRNLMPMQPGDVPATWADAELLRTLTGYVPQTDIREGVQRFVAWYRDYYGV from the coding sequence ATGGGCGAAAGCCGCACCGCGCTGGTCACCGGCTCGGCGGGGTTTATCGGCTATTTCACCTGCCGCCGCCTTTTGGCCGACGCGTTCCAAGTCATCGGCGTCGATTCGCTCTCGGACTATTACGATCCCGAACTCAAACGGCGTCGACAGGCGGGGTTGCTGCAAAACGCGGGTTTCGCGGCGATCAATGAGCCGATCGAGACGCCGGGCCTGCTGGCGAGCCTCTTTGCAGACGAACAGCCCGATATCGTCATCCATCTCGCAGCGCAGGCGGGGGTGCGGCATTCGATCGATCACCCGCGCAGCTATCTCGAGAGCAATCTGGTCGGCACCTTCGAACTGCTCGAAGCCGCGCGCGCGTATCAGCCGCAGCACATGCTGCTGGCCTCGACTTCATCCGCCTACGGCGCGAATACCGAGATGCCGTATCGCGAGACGATGAAGGCGGATCACCCGCTCTCCTTTTACGCCGCGACCAAGAAGGCGACCGAAGCGATGGCGCATTCCTACGCGCATCTGTTCGATCTTCCGGTGACCATGTTCCGCTTCTTCACCGTGTACGGGCCGTGGGGGCGCCCCGACATGGCATTGTTCAAATTCACCAGGGCGATGCTCGAGGGCGAGCCGATCGACGTTTACAATCACGGCGAGATGATGCGCGATTTCACCTATGTGGAAGACCTCGTCGAGGCGGTGCGGCGGCTGATCGACACTCCGCCCGTGCGTCCAACCGCGGCCGAGGACGTCGCCGAGGGGGACAGCCTGTCGCCAGTCGCCCCCTGGAGGGTGGTCAACATCGGCAATTCGCAGCCCGTCCAGCTTGGCGACATGATCGGCGCAATCGAGGATGCACTGGGCATCAAGGCCAAGCGCAATCTCATGCCGATGCAGCCGGGGGACGTTCCCGCGACCTGGGCCGATGCCGAACTGCTGCGCACGCTCACCGGTTATGTCCCGCAAACGGATATCCGTGAGGGCGTGCAGCGGTTCGTTGCGTGGTATCGCGACTATTACGGAGTATGA
- a CDS encoding nucleotide sugar dehydrogenase — protein MKIAVFGLGYVGLSNAIMLSQHNCVIGCDISPERIAMLEDRQSPIQDELLEQYLRRDDLDLAFTTDPATAIEGAEFAVVAVPTNYDVETNFFDTSAVDAVIEQVLAANDQAVVVVKSTVPVGYVGHARERFATDRIIFSPEFLREGKALYDNLHPSRIIVGERSERAQKFADLLLQPVLEDDVTVLLTDADEAEAIKLFANTYLAMRVAFFNELDSYALSRGLDTRQIIEGVGLDPRIGAHYNNPSFGYGGYCLPKDTKQLLANYSEVPQNLIRAIVDANRTRKDYLADRIIDREPRIVGIYRLVMKAGSDNFRQSSIQGIMKRVKAKGIDVIVYEPVMEEDSFFGSRVVNDLDAFKAEADVIVANRLDPDIADVRDKVFTRDLFGAD, from the coding sequence ATGAAGATCGCCGTTTTCGGGCTCGGCTATGTCGGCCTTTCCAATGCCATCATGCTGTCACAGCACAATTGTGTGATCGGCTGCGATATCTCGCCCGAGCGCATCGCCATGCTCGAGGATCGCCAGTCGCCGATCCAGGACGAACTGCTCGAGCAATACCTACGCCGCGACGATCTCGACCTCGCCTTCACCACCGATCCTGCCACAGCGATCGAAGGCGCCGAGTTCGCGGTGGTCGCCGTGCCGACCAATTACGATGTCGAGACCAACTTCTTCGATACTTCGGCGGTCGATGCGGTGATCGAACAGGTTCTCGCCGCCAACGACCAGGCGGTCGTGGTCGTCAAATCCACGGTCCCGGTGGGCTACGTCGGCCATGCGCGCGAACGCTTCGCGACCGACCGCATCATCTTCAGCCCCGAATTCCTGCGCGAGGGGAAGGCGCTTTACGACAACCTCCATCCCTCGCGGATCATCGTCGGCGAACGGTCCGAGCGGGCGCAGAAATTTGCCGACCTGCTGCTCCAGCCCGTTCTCGAGGACGATGTCACCGTCCTGCTGACCGATGCCGACGAAGCCGAGGCGATCAAGCTGTTCGCCAACACCTATCTCGCCATGCGTGTCGCCTTCTTCAACGAACTCGACAGTTACGCCTTGTCGCGCGGGCTCGACACGCGCCAGATCATCGAAGGCGTCGGCCTCGATCCGCGCATCGGGGCGCATTACAACAATCCATCCTTCGGCTATGGCGGCTACTGCCTGCCCAAGGACACCAAGCAGCTGCTGGCGAATTATTCCGAAGTCCCGCAGAACCTCATCCGCGCGATCGTCGACGCCAACCGCACCCGCAAGGACTACCTTGCCGACCGCATCATCGACCGCGAGCCGCGCATAGTGGGCATTTACCGCCTGGTGATGAAGGCCGGTTCGGACAATTTCCGCCAGTCCTCGATCCAGGGCATCATGAAGCGCGTGAAGGCCAAGGGGATCGACGTCATCGTTTACGAGCCGGTGATGGAGGAAGACAGCTTCTTCGGCAGCCGCGTGGTGAACGATCTCGACGCGTTCAAGGCCGAGGCTGATGTAATCGTCGCCAATCGCCTCGATCCCGACATCGCCGATGTCCGCGACAAGGTCTTCACCCGCGACCTGTTCGGCGCCGACTGA
- a CDS encoding glutathione S-transferase produces the protein MTITVHHLNNSRSQRILWLLEELGADYEVAPYQRDAETNLAPPELSEAHPLGKSPLIEDDGVSIAESGAIIQYLCERHGGESWLPARDSEAHIRHLEWMQFGESSFFVPVMLKIYAGRLGDAAAPLMPRVDEQLAAHIRFAEDNISPDLHFVGDDWTAADVMMSFPAEIAVMQGYGEQAPKLARFVEAIHARPAWQRARERGGPYFMW, from the coding sequence ATGACCATCACCGTCCACCATCTCAACAACAGCCGTTCGCAGCGCATCCTCTGGCTGCTCGAGGAACTGGGCGCGGACTACGAAGTGGCCCCTTACCAGCGCGATGCCGAAACCAATCTCGCGCCGCCCGAGCTCAGCGAGGCGCATCCCCTCGGCAAGTCGCCGCTGATCGAAGATGATGGCGTATCCATCGCCGAAAGCGGCGCAATCATCCAATATCTGTGCGAACGCCATGGCGGCGAAAGCTGGCTTCCCGCGCGCGATAGCGAAGCCCATATCCGCCACCTTGAATGGATGCAGTTCGGCGAGAGCAGTTTTTTCGTCCCAGTTATGCTGAAGATTTACGCCGGCCGCCTTGGCGATGCCGCCGCGCCGCTGATGCCGCGCGTCGACGAGCAACTCGCCGCTCATATCCGCTTCGCCGAGGACAACATCTCACCCGATCTCCATTTCGTCGGCGACGACTGGACCGCTGCGGATGTGATGATGAGTTTCCCCGCCGAGATCGCGGTGATGCAGGGCTATGGCGAGCAAGCGCCAAAGCTCGCGCGGTTCGTCGAGGCAATCCATGCGCGGCCAGCGTGGCAGCGGGCGCGCGAGCGGGGCGGGCCCTATTTCATGTGGTGA
- the recA gene encoding recombinase RecA, whose product MAASLKLVEDKKVNADRQKALDAALAQIDRAFGKGSAMKLGQKEAMQVESISTGSLGLDIALGVGGLPKGRVVEVYGPESSGKTTLALHVIAEAQKAGGTAAFVDAEHALDPVYAKKLGVDIEELIISQPDTGEQALEITDTLVRSNAIDVLVVDSVAALVPRAEIEGEMGDSHVGLQARLMSQSLRKLTGSINRSKCMVIFINQLRMKIGVMYGNPETTTGGNALKFYASVRLDIRRTGQIKDRDEVIGNATRVKVVKNKVAPPFKQVEFDIMYGEGISKIGEILDLGVKAGVVEKSGSWFSYDSVRIGQGRENAKTFLKENSEMCAKLEAAIRGRTDEVAEEMMTGPDADED is encoded by the coding sequence ATGGCGGCAAGTCTGAAGCTCGTAGAGGACAAAAAAGTGAACGCAGACCGCCAGAAGGCATTGGACGCCGCGCTCGCACAGATCGACCGCGCATTCGGCAAGGGTTCGGCGATGAAGCTGGGCCAGAAAGAAGCCATGCAGGTGGAATCGATTTCCACCGGCTCGCTCGGCCTCGACATCGCGCTGGGCGTGGGCGGCTTGCCCAAGGGCCGCGTGGTCGAGGTGTACGGTCCGGAAAGCTCGGGCAAGACGACGCTGGCGCTGCATGTGATCGCCGAAGCGCAGAAGGCGGGCGGCACTGCCGCCTTCGTCGATGCCGAACATGCGCTCGACCCGGTCTATGCCAAGAAGCTGGGGGTCGACATCGAGGAACTGATCATCTCGCAGCCCGATACGGGTGAACAGGCGCTCGAGATTACCGATACGCTGGTCCGCTCGAATGCGATCGACGTGCTGGTGGTCGACTCGGTTGCTGCGCTGGTCCCCCGCGCCGAGATCGAAGGCGAGATGGGCGACAGTCATGTCGGCCTGCAGGCCCGCCTGATGAGCCAGTCGCTGCGCAAGCTGACCGGTTCGATCAACCGCTCCAAGTGCATGGTGATCTTCATCAACCAGCTGCGCATGAAGATCGGCGTTATGTACGGTAACCCCGAAACCACCACCGGCGGCAACGCGCTCAAGTTCTACGCCTCGGTGCGGCTCGACATTCGCCGTACGGGCCAGATCAAGGACCGCGACGAGGTCATCGGCAATGCGACCCGCGTGAAAGTGGTCAAGAACAAGGTCGCTCCGCCGTTCAAGCAGGTCGAATTCGACATCATGTATGGCGAGGGTATTTCGAAGATCGGCGAGATTCTCGACCTCGGCGTCAAGGCCGGCGTGGTCGAGAAATCGGGCAGCTGGTTCAGCTATGACAGCGTCCGCATCGGCCAGGGCCGCGAGAACGCCAAGACCTTCCTCAAGGAAAATTCCGAGATGTGTGCCAAGTTGGAAGCCGCAATCCGCGGCCGCACCGACGAGGTCGCCGAAGAGATGATGACCGGTCCGGACGCGGACGAGGACTGA
- a CDS encoding response regulator: MVQEDNPVTRLPPLPLMLGVAAAGIVSVSLVWLVGQQTVVALAYGGALVAVLLMLLLAARLKTAPVEGDTLQPDWSVTSVAIENRRRAVVIIDRANRMVCANSTYESWFDSISSPYDLAFDTSSREAVIAGARDAWRDGSAKVAEVRLEGLEAHYQLQIDRSGRGEAYLVWRFTELREERSYEGLSERLSGRFGEVISRSGLELALVGPDGVVLTTTPGLAERATGSRDNSLGGLEFVQLLRSDDRDRIFFAREGQQGSPQTLVHVPLDAPSADKLSDADQSPSLMLLVDSSVGLGGGWEGSGKAAIPQLEALLSALPLGLALTDRDGRFLFANKAFLRAVERVDRGLPQFPSDLVVREDKAALADTVRRFAKGATASGDMAVRLANDKEEPVSIGLAGVRGLGDAAVLLSISDSSEEKRLRRQVAQATKMQAVGQLAGGVAHDFNNVLTAIIGYCDLMLLRHTPGDSDYDDIQQIKANSNRAASLTRQLLAFSRQQTLRPVVLQLPDVVSEVSQLLKRLMGEKVEFSVRHDRELGSVRADPQQLEQVIINLAVNARDAMQMNAIKRGKQDWKGSLTLATRRVSARDVRKMGIDIMPADDYTVLIVQDTGGGIPDEHLNKIFEPFFTTKEQGKGTGLGLSTVYGIVKQSNGFIFADNVQGPDGTLIGARFTMYLPVHKGELPAIMRREEPEETNATEWSAGGKLLLVEDEDMVRAVAERALARAGYTVTTAADGEEGLGAIANGTTEFDLIVSDVVMPTMDGPAMARAIRKVKPKIPILFMSGYAEEQLRNEIDIEDMHFIPKPFSVQQINAKVAEVLSEHRK; encoded by the coding sequence ATGGTGCAGGAGGACAACCCGGTCACCCGGCTGCCTCCGCTGCCGCTCATGCTCGGCGTCGCGGCTGCCGGGATCGTTTCGGTATCGCTGGTATGGCTGGTCGGCCAGCAGACCGTCGTCGCCCTGGCCTATGGCGGTGCGCTGGTGGCGGTGCTGTTGATGCTGCTGCTCGCGGCCCGCCTCAAGACTGCTCCGGTCGAGGGGGATACGCTCCAGCCAGATTGGTCGGTGACCAGCGTTGCAATCGAGAACCGCCGCCGGGCGGTGGTGATCATCGACCGGGCAAACCGGATGGTTTGCGCCAATTCGACTTATGAAAGCTGGTTCGACAGCATCTCCTCGCCTTACGATCTGGCCTTCGATACCAGCTCGCGCGAAGCGGTCATCGCGGGCGCGCGTGACGCCTGGCGCGACGGGTCGGCCAAGGTTGCCGAAGTGCGGCTCGAGGGTCTGGAGGCTCACTACCAATTGCAGATCGATCGCAGCGGGCGGGGCGAGGCCTATCTGGTCTGGCGCTTCACCGAATTGCGCGAAGAACGCAGCTATGAAGGCCTGTCCGAGCGCCTTTCGGGCCGCTTTGGCGAGGTGATCTCACGGTCGGGTCTCGAACTTGCACTGGTGGGCCCCGATGGCGTTGTCCTTACCACCACCCCTGGACTGGCGGAACGCGCGACCGGTAGCCGGGACAACTCGCTCGGCGGGCTGGAATTCGTGCAATTGCTGCGCTCGGATGATCGCGATCGCATCTTCTTCGCGCGCGAAGGGCAGCAGGGGTCGCCGCAGACGCTGGTGCATGTGCCGCTCGACGCGCCTTCCGCCGACAAACTCAGCGATGCCGACCAATCGCCTTCGCTGATGCTGCTGGTCGACAGTTCGGTCGGCCTCGGCGGGGGCTGGGAAGGGAGCGGCAAGGCCGCCATCCCGCAGCTTGAAGCACTGCTGTCGGCGCTGCCACTGGGGCTGGCGCTGACCGATCGCGACGGGCGCTTCCTGTTCGCCAACAAGGCGTTCCTGCGCGCGGTCGAGCGGGTCGATCGCGGACTGCCGCAATTCCCGTCCGACCTCGTCGTGCGCGAAGACAAGGCCGCGCTGGCCGATACCGTCCGGCGCTTCGCCAAGGGCGCTACCGCGAGCGGCGACATGGCGGTGCGGCTGGCGAACGACAAGGAAGAGCCGGTTTCGATCGGCCTCGCCGGTGTGCGCGGGCTGGGCGATGCGGCGGTGCTGCTGTCGATCTCCGATTCCTCGGAAGAAAAACGCCTCCGCCGCCAGGTCGCGCAGGCGACCAAGATGCAGGCGGTCGGCCAGCTGGCGGGCGGTGTGGCGCATGATTTCAACAACGTGCTGACCGCGATCATCGGCTATTGCGACCTCATGCTCTTGCGGCATACGCCGGGTGACAGCGATTACGATGACATCCAGCAGATCAAGGCCAATTCGAACCGCGCGGCCAGCCTGACGCGGCAATTGCTCGCCTTCAGCCGCCAGCAGACCCTGCGCCCGGTCGTGCTGCAACTGCCTGACGTGGTGAGCGAGGTCAGCCAACTGCTCAAGCGGTTGATGGGCGAGAAGGTCGAGTTCTCGGTGCGCCACGACCGCGAGCTGGGCTCGGTCCGCGCCGATCCGCAGCAGCTCGAACAGGTCATTATCAACCTTGCGGTCAATGCGCGCGATGCGATGCAGATGAACGCGATCAAGCGCGGCAAGCAGGACTGGAAGGGCAGTCTGACGCTGGCGACGCGCCGGGTATCGGCACGCGATGTGCGCAAGATGGGCATCGATATCATGCCCGCGGACGATTACACCGTGCTGATCGTGCAGGACACCGGCGGCGGCATTCCCGACGAGCATCTCAACAAGATCTTCGAACCCTTCTTCACCACCAAGGAGCAGGGCAAGGGCACCGGGCTCGGCCTGTCGACCGTCTATGGTATCGTCAAGCAGTCGAACGGCTTCATCTTCGCCGACAATGTCCAGGGGCCCGACGGAACGCTGATCGGCGCGCGTTTCACCATGTACCTGCCGGTGCACAAGGGCGAACTGCCCGCCATCATGCGCCGCGAAGAGCCTGAGGAAACGAATGCGACCGAATGGTCGGCGGGCGGGAAACTGTTGCTGGTTGAAGACGAGGACATGGTCCGCGCCGTCGCCGAGCGCGCGCTTGCCCGCGCGGGCTATACCGTGACCACCGCGGCCGATGGCGAAGAGGGACTGGGCGCGATCGCCAACGGCACGACCGAGTTCGACTTGATCGTGTCGGACGTCGTCATGCCGACGATGGACGGGCCCGCGATGGCCCGCGCGATCCGCAAGGTGAAGCCGAAGATCCCGATCCTGTTCATGTCGGGCTATGCCGAAGAGCAGCTCCGCAACGAGATCGACATCGAGGACATGCACTTCATCCCCAAGCCGTTCAGCGTCCAGCAGATCAATGCCAAGGTCGCCGAAGTGCTGAGCGAACACCGCAAATAG
- a CDS encoding DUF2062 domain-containing protein yields the protein MSERKSKTFLSDWIRLRMPTREQMARNKYLRPIAHRFLTPELWRFTRRSVPRGVALGIFAGFIVPVGQIFLAAFMALPARANVPLSTLVTFITNPFTFPFWALVANKIGVFILKVDLAATGGAAQEEISSGRWSWFIEMFEGVGVTVLVTVFGFIVLAIVGAAFGYVFAGVVWRFVVARKRQRRLRIMERRFDHRVNEDPET from the coding sequence ATGAGCGAGCGCAAATCTAAGACATTCCTGTCGGACTGGATCCGTCTGCGCATGCCTACGCGCGAGCAGATGGCGCGAAATAAGTATCTGCGCCCCATCGCGCACCGCTTCCTGACGCCCGAATTGTGGCGGTTTACCCGGCGTAGCGTCCCGCGCGGCGTGGCGCTGGGCATCTTTGCGGGCTTTATCGTACCGGTGGGCCAGATCTTCCTGGCCGCCTTCATGGCGCTGCCCGCACGCGCCAATGTGCCGCTGTCGACACTGGTAACCTTCATCACCAACCCGTTCACTTTCCCGTTCTGGGCACTGGTGGCGAACAAGATCGGCGTCTTCATCCTCAAGGTCGATCTGGCGGCCACGGGCGGCGCAGCGCAGGAAGAAATTTCCAGCGGGCGCTGGTCCTGGTTTATCGAAATGTTCGAAGGGGTCGGGGTGACCGTGCTGGTGACCGTGTTCGGCTTTATCGTACTGGCGATTGTCGGGGCGGCGTTCGGCTATGTTTTTGCAGGCGTTGTCTGGCGCTTCGTCGTTGCGCGCAAGCGCCAGCGCCGTCTGCGCATAATGGAGCGGCGCTTCGACCACCGCGTGAATGAGGATCCCGAGACGTGA